Below is a window of Nerophis lumbriciformis linkage group LG20, RoL_Nlum_v2.1, whole genome shotgun sequence DNA.
tttaAGGCAAAATATCCCGTAACAAAcgcgtccgcatcattcaacttaccgcATCATAGGCTTCATGAATTAGTTTCAGTTTTGTTATGTCGACAacctccttaattgaacaatattgcagtctaaaacagcacatttgtcaacataaacaattataaaataattatagttgcatattacgtacacatacaaagtctttaAGGCAaaacatccagtaacaaacgcgtccgcatcattcaacttaccgtGTCATAGGCTTTATGAATTAGTTTCAGCTTTCGATTTTAGTTATGTCGACAacctccttaattgaacaatattgcagtctaaaacagcacatttgtcaacataaacaattatcaaataattatagtttcatattacttacacatacaaagtctttaAGGCAAAATATCCCGTAACAAAcgcgtccgcatcattcaacttaccgcATCATAGGCTTCATGAATTAGTTTCAGTTTTGTTATGTCGACAacctccttaattgaacaatattgcagtctaaaacagcacatttgtcaacataaacaattataaaagaattatagttgcatattacgtacacatacaaagtctttaAGGCAaaacatccagtaacaaacgcgtccgcatcattcaacttaccgtGTCATAGGCTTCATGAATTAGTTTTAGCTTTTGATTTTAGTTTTGTCGACAacctccttaattgaacaatattgcagtctaaaacagcacatttgtcaacataaacaattataaaataattatagttgcatattacctaTACATACAAAGTCTTTAAGGCAaaacatccagtaacaaacgtgtccgcatcattcaacttaccgtGTCATAGGCTTCATGAATTAGTTTCAGCTTTCGATTTTAGTTGTCGACAacctccttaattgaacaatattgcagtctaaaacagcacatttgtcaacataaacaattatcaaataattatagttgcatattacgtaCCCATACAAAGTctttaaggcaaaatatccagtaacaaacgcgtccgcatcattcaacttaccgcGTCATAGGCTTGATGAATTAGTTTCAGCTTTTGATTTTAGTTATGTCGACAACctccttaattgaacaacattgcagtctaaaacagcacatttgtcaacataaacaattatcaaataattatagttgcatattacttacacatacagagtatttaaggcaaaatatccagtaacaaacgcgtccgcatcattcaactaacCGCGTCATAGGCTTCATGAATTAGTTTCAGCTTTTGATTTTAGTTATGTCGACAACctccttaattgaacaacattgcagtctaaaacagcacatttgtcaacacaaacaattatcaaataattatagttgcatattacttacacatagagtctttaaggcaaaatatccagaaacAAACGCATCCGCATCATTCAACATACCGTGTAATAGGCTTCATGAATTAGTTTCAGCTTTTGATTTTAGTTTTGTCGACAacctccttaattgaacaatattgcagtctaaaacagcacatttgtcaacataaacaattatcaaataattatagttgcatattacttaaacATACAGAGTCTTTAAGGCAaaatattcagtaacaaacgcgtccgcatcattcaacataCCGTGTCATAGGCTTCATGAATTAGTTTCAGCTTTTGATTTTAGTTTTGTCGACAacctccttaattgaacaatattacagtctaaaacagcacatttgtcaacataaacaattatcaaataattatagttgcatattacttacacatacagagtctttaaggcaaaatatccagtaacaaacgcgtccgcatcattcaacttaccgcGTCATAGGCTTCATGAATTAGTTTCAGCTTTCGATTTTTagttatgtcgacaaccgcttatgtcaacATCAGTCAGCCAGTCTTGAAGGGCGTCAACACAAACGGATCCACGGCAATATTGTCAGACCGTCTAGCGCAGTGgtcctcaaactttttccaccaacagaaaacacttggctctccaagtaccaccataatgacaacgctaaaatacagtagcgtagtaggcctaagtgttcattaaaaacaaggcagaggttttatataACAAGCGTATCTaaaatgtttggccactgtaacattacacacagtttgaacagtaacactgtgttggaatatagtaaaataaaacactgtactttaatcaagtgattatttgccggaccactagatggagcccgcgtaccacttgtGGTGCACataccagtttgagaatcactgctctatagcagtgtttttcaaccactgtgtgccgtgagatagtgtctggtgtgccgtgggaaattttgcaactttacctaattggtcccaaaaaatatttttttgcaaatcaataattataatctgcaaataatgtgctgttaacgagtgtctgtgctgtttatagagctcggcagaataaccgtgtaatactccaggtcagtaggtggcagcaggtagttcattgctttgtagaagttggaaagtgtcgaggatggtttgtcgtgatcccaatatgcagagcacagcggcgtgcaggtaaaatggtatgcaatgattaaaccaaaaattaacaaaagggaaaTGAAAAGgcacttagggatggctatgcaaaacgaaagcaaaactgaacttgcgacaaggtaaacaaaaacagaatgctggacaacagcaaagacttacagcgtgtggagcggagatggcgtccacaaagtacatccgtacatgacatgacaatcaacaatgtccccacaaaaaaggatagcgtacgcacaacttaaaatagtcttgattgctaacacaACGCAGgtcgggcaatagcactcaaaggaaggcgtgaagctggaacaggaaaacaaacaacaaaacaggaaggaagggtcaccaaaataacagcgcaagacaggaactaaagcactacacacaggaaaacaacaacagactcaaaataaggcacgacgacctggtggagtttcatttttgaaccttttctgctggtggtgtgcctccgtattttctttattaaaaaaatgtgcattggctcaaaaaaggttgaaaatcactgctctatAGGATGTTGCAATGCAGATTCACTCAAGTTCTTTGTCCAATCCCCGCACATTTTATACTATTGTTGTCACATTTCCGCTCATACGGGTTGTCCTCGAGTGGCGTTCAAACGCGCAACTGCCTTACCAATATAATGTCTCCACGTTTGGTTCAACGGCTAATTTCAGTTTTGTTTATGTCGCCGAACGCTAGGTCAACATAAGCGGTTTGCACTGTATTGTTGGACTATTACCATCAATAGTGTACAATTACTAACCACTTCCTGATAATATGCAATTAAAAAGATGtgtgtattattaataatactcACCTTACTATCTGGGCAATTCTTCTTTCCAAAAGCTCTGacctaatgcctggagaaaatgaAGAAATAAGTTAGCATGTTCTGTATATTTGTGTAACAGTGAATTACGACAGCTAATAACAATAAGaagaaaatgtacaaaccccgtttccatatgagttgggaaattgtgttagatgtaaatttaaacggaatacaatgatttgcaaatcattttcaacccatattcagctgaatatgctacaaagacaacatatttgatgttcaaactgataaactttttttttttgcaaataatcattaacttaagaatttgatgtcagcaacacgtgacaaagttgggaaaggtggcaataaatactgataaagttgaggaatgctcatcaaacacttatttggaacatcccacaggtgaacaggcaaattgggaacaggtgggtgccatgattgggtataaaagtagattctatgaaatgctcagtcattcacaaacaaggatggggcgagggttaccactttgtcaacaaatgcgtgagcaaattgttgaacagtttaagaaaaacctttctcaaccagatattgcaaggaatttagggatttcaccatctacggtccgtaatatcatcaaagggttcagagaatctgaagaaatcactgcacgtaagcagctaagcctgtgaccttcgatccctcaggctgtactgcatcaacaagctacatcagtgtgtaaaggatatcaccacatgggctcaggaacacttcagaaacccactgtcagtaactacagttggtcgctacatctgtaagtgcaagttaaaactctactatgcaaggcgaaaaccgtttatcaacaacacccagaaacgccgtcggctttgctgggcctgagctcatctaagatggactgatacaaagtggaaaagtgttctgtggtctgacgagtccacatttcaattgtttttggaaactgtggaccaaagaggaaaagaaccatccggattgttataggcgcaaagttgataagccagcatctgtgatggcatgggggtgcattagtgcccaagacatgggtaacttacacatctgtgaaggcgccaataatgctgaaaggtacacagattttggagcaacatatgttgccatccaagcaacgttaccaagggcgcccctgcttatttcagcaagacaatgccaagccatgtgttacatcaatgtggcttcatagtaaaagagtgcgggtactagactggcctgcctgtagtccagacctgtctcccattgaaaatgtgcggcgcattatgaggcctaaaataccacaactgagacccccggactgttgaacaacttaagctgtacatcaagcaagaatggaaaataatcccacctgagaagcttaaaaaatgtgcctcctcagttcccaaacgtttactgagtgttgttaaaaggaaaggccatgtaacactgtggtgaacatgccctttcccaactactttggcacgtgttgcagctatgaaattctaagttaattattatttgcaaaaaaaaaataaagtgtatgagtctttgtagtgcattcaattgaatatgggttgaaaaggatttgcaaatcattgtatttcgtttatatttacgtctaacacaatttcccaactcatatggaaacggggtttgtatatacatacccCGCAGTCTCACTCCTGGACTTCTAGGAGGTGCAAAAGATGCCTTCAAAGTTGTGACATTCTCCATCTTAGCCTCCGGGTTCATAGTGAATATTCCTTTGTGTCCTCGTCGCAGTAATTGTTCCCTCGTCTCCTGCACGTCGGTAACGTTCTGCGTGAAATTGATTTTTTCCTTTGTCTCCtccttcttgttttttttctgcatGAATATGAATTAAAAGTGGGCAAATTAATCCAAAAATTGAAGGAAGCATCGGTATCAAATCGACGGTAACATGATGAGCTCAATAGTTTTCAGTTCTTTGCtatgtttatttttacaaatgtgtgttgtttttttttgttaacatgttgatattgttaaaattATGTGGGTGTACCTGGTTTTTTGTTAATAACGCACACTGAATTGTTAGAAAACTGCAGCAATATTTTACACACAGAATAAagtaaatccaattaatctgcGCCACACAAaggtaaaaacacattttacagaaAATCATGATAGTttaacatgcagaaaacaatgtgaaatacatataaatcagTTTTAACTTTACTGAACACTTGTTGGCAACACAGAAAGCAGGCTGCAGGGGAGAACCATGCGGACGCCACTTTTGTAATTTACTAAgttttttcttgaattcaatagtgtttctcactgtCTTGATCAAAGTGCTgtcactcacaactttctttggtccCAGGGTGGATTATTTTGCGGTTGTActcaatatataaaaaaaaaaaaagcgcagcAACTGTGTCACCAACACGTTGGactagcagtgcttctcaaatattttctgttacgccacatatctcaaataagggtggtatttgcttattttctgtctgataagataattcttctcactaagcagattttatgttagagtgttttacttgttttaagggttttgggccTAACTGATctaagtaagatattacagcttgttgctgagatttgatgacctatattgagtaaaacatgcttgaaactagaatatcaactgttgcaaagctgtgtcatcaacactcacaagtataaaactacttttttaaagtaataatttcttacttcaagcatgaaaaaaaaaatcatgatgccgagcgcataacattatgtcaagataatggcactagcatttacttaatttaagaatatttttcaacatattgagcaaaaatgtctctttttctaccaagaaaagtgcacttgttattagtgataatatacttattttaaggtattttgggttaatggaggttagctaattttactggttttagaaagtcttgacaagccaaattttcttgttctaatggcagataattttgcttagttcaaataaaatacccctaatttttgtattcttttttgtttttgaacactgattttttgcagtgtagtagcctatagcctaccctgtctaccttttgtaaatgacttgactaaaatacaggaaaataccaactatgtgtgcttattggaggacatttagatgtaacTGGCTTCAATTTCGGATAAGGACACCACTAGTGACGTTCGACCAATTAAAGGTAAGATGACAAACTCTTTCAATGATCTCAAAACATGTCAAGTATTGATGTCAGTATTGCTATTGGCAGTACTAGCACTATTTTACTTGGCatctgtccaaacttttttccagcgagggccgcaaacacaaaaaggacactTTGATATGTTTTGTGCATTAAATATGCTATATCTATGTCGGTCAATGTATACTaagccagtgattctcaaactgtggtacacgtgccactagtggtatgccaaataattgcttaattaaatattccatcacagtgttactgttcaaaatgtgtgtattGTTACCAtggccaaaaaatattaaatatactgtggaggatgcatatatgtttaagagttctttctttttacataaccatgttttttttagttttcctttgtatattctatcaGTTTCTTTCGACATTTTAGATGCCTGGTTAGTGTCTTCACCTTTGGAATGTGAACTACAACCACCACTCTTTTTCTTCATCAGTGTTGCAAGGGGGGAGATGGGgcctttctttgtgtgcaaggagtgggcttttccgtttgaatgtcagatcaactagagtagcctatatgaatgtattggttaagttgacctcctaaagctttagtaaaacttgaaaatattccaattctgtcttgatggtccttcttactcagcatataggtcatcgaaagaatttgggattgaccagtaacttagattccctggtaggaagagctggtcgatgcaatacttattaaataaaacctctgccttgattTCAATTGATatctaggcctactacactactgtattttattgttaggCATTCTGGtcaagtttttttctgaggtggtacttggtaagtttgagaaccactgtgctaagCTATTAGACAAAAATCCTAGCTTCGAGTTATAGGTGATAAAGAAAGTTAGATAATGATATGTCTTGCCGCAGGACTGCAcaatctaccaagtcaaatttctTGCGTGTTAAATATTCTGATtctcaatatacagtacaggccaaaagtttggacacaccttctcattcaatgcgtgttctttattttcatgactatttacattgtagattgtcactgaaggcatcaaaactatgaatgaacacgtggagttttgtacttaacaaaaaaaggtgaaataactgaaaacatgttttatattctagtttcttcaaaacagcccccctttgctctgattactgctttgcacactcttggcattctctcgatgagcttcaacctGAAATGGTttacacttcacaggtgtcatagttttgacgcgttcagtgacaatctacaatgtaaatagtcatgaaaataaagacaactaattcaaatgagaaggtgtgtccaaacttttggcctgtactgtatatttattgtGTTGAAATATGTCCAGGGCCAATTAAAAACGAGCTGTGGGCCACACTTTGGTCACCCCTGTTTTAACTGGTAACTCAAGCTACCTTTCTTCCAACTTTATATTGCTGCTGCAACACATAAGCTTTGTGAACTTATTCAGTGTACTTGTTTAGGCCTCGTGATCAATTTAATATTTAATGCCAAGTGTATGAATTATTAAAACTGCAATGACGACGAAGATGTACCTTAATTCTGTCAAAGTAAACTGAGTCATGAAACAAAGCTTTATCAAATGTTATCtggactttgattttttttttttgtctgttctTAATATATTAAACCAACTATTACAATATATACGTTTCTCCTCAATCGACTTTATTGCACGATTTATAGTGTGTGTAATAATGACACCGATCTGCGACGTATATTTGCATGGACGCTGACTTCGTTGTAAATAATAATttagttattaaaataataataataattccaatgAAATGTGTAATAATACTTGAATAAAAACGTAAGTATTTGGGTAgtatttaaagtaaaaataaaaaaatgaacataTTTGTCTCTTTGCGAAACATGTTCGGAGAGAAAAAAAACCCGCCAAAACTCGAAAATCCAgcaattgttatattttctaatatttttccacttaaaatataaatgtgaggaTCATATATTGAGTTTTAAATCGCATAAACTCGTAAGCGTAACTTCTAGCTAGAACGGCGgaaattataaatacaaaatcaTACTCAAATCTATATTTGTACTTCCGGTTCCGTTGACTATTTTTTACAAACGTGTATTTAAAAACTCACCTGGTCTGCGTCATGTTGATTTATGTCGACGGCCTTGTTCTCTTCGGTCCACATGGTATCTGAATCTGTGGGACAAATTTCTTATTAAAAAGATATATTAAACATATATAGCATATTCCGATAAATGTCTGAACTATGAACTGCTTTTCGAGTAAAAGTAACGTCGAGCAGCTGGTAAAAATGTACGTCCTCTATTACTGTGGGCGGAAGTGTCTCCATGGTAACGGAGATACAAATCCGGTATGAGAGATTTATTGAGCAGAAAAACAGAATATTATATTATACTAGAAGAgggaattcctgaaggaattgcgtgtgaatgaactgaactgaaatgctgacagaatgtagtatgaatgtaagaatagtttgaatgttggaatggtttgaataaattgaagagctgacgctgaactgaaatgctaatgaaaTGTAGGGTGAAGGTGTGTTGTCTGCCTAattgtaaataatgcagacgaggcgtgttggctgggtTCTTAACGTTTACTCACAAAAAGCGTGCTCATGGCATGACAACATACAACCTCCaccgggctaccgcgcatgctcgtcactactgttgcatgctgggtagggtAGTTCTCATATTCCCTAGCGAATAACATCACAAAGGTAGAAATGGTCCaaatgttgaaatcgtttaaacgctgTAATGGTTtcaaatgttggaatggtttgaatgttgaagagtttgaatttccaggaaaaacggaatttgttttggaacttgggaaagtattagtttgaatttccaggataagaggaatgtggttttttttattgattgattgattgaaacttttattagtatattgtacagtatagtacagtggtccccaactaccgggccgcggcccggtaccggtccgtgaatcgattggtaccgggccgcacaagaaaaaaataaaaataaaattttttattaaatcaacataaaaaacaaaagatacacttacaattagtgcaccaatccaaaaaacctccctcccccatttacactcattcacactcattcacacaaaagggttgtttctttctgttattaatatttctggttcctacattaaatatcaatatagatcaatacagtctgcagggatacagtccgtaagcacacatgattgtatttttttatgacggtCATttatttcaagcgttgaccggtccgcagttacaaaaaggttggggaccactggtatagtacatattccgtacaattgaccactaaatggtaacacccgaataagtttctgaacttgtttaagtcggggcccaagtaaatcaattcatggtaaaatgttGAATAGCTGCGAtggccgggaatcgaacccgggtcaactgcttggaaggcagctatgctcACCACTATACCACCATCGCACATGATTTAGTattggaatggtttcaataggtGGAAaagtgtgggaattgtgcaacttggaaaaatgtcccattcatttcaatgggaacttcctggaattttgggaaaagcggggattttttgaaaatgattaggagcatgaatgtccttccatccatccattttccaccgcttattcccttcggggtcgcggggggcgccagagcccatctcagctacaatcgggcggaaggcggcgtacaccctggacaagtcgccacctcatgaatgtcctgaatgagctaaattggttggtgttaaaattgtttaaatcgggcaataaatgttaaagtagtaaatggtattagggaatttagggaaaaataaatacattttttgtaaaatggtaaaaaacttgaatggtatgaataagttgaaatggttggtgttgcaatttttcaaatcggccgagaaatgttgaagtagtaacatgttgaattgaaaaatggtattacggaattcctggaatttcgggaaaactgggaatgtttCCAGGTCAAAAAACAAGGAATGTTTTCACGGTGCAACGgttgaagtaggttgaaaaatgtggaaggagtagtcgccagaaaaaacggtggaaatagggctttggaaaagcaggaattctggaaaatcctggaatttttttcgaacttggaaaaatattagtttgattttccagaatggtggaatgtgttgaaagtggaatggtttgaataggttgaacaatgtgggaatggtgagagtttgaaaaatggccaattcattttgaataggaaaaatgtcccggaaaagctggaattctgggaaatctgggaatttttggaatttttccagAGAAAGccagcgattcccgaataggctgaacagtttgaagttggaacggtttgaattgggtgaaaaatgtggaaggtagagtgcaccaaaatctggagaagaagaataagttgaataataaatagatacattttggtgtagaaaatatgtgtgaatgctttggagcattcacacaattagttCAATATACACGTATTTTAGGCCACTGATAAATCAAAACCAACATTTGCAGTAAACGAAGACATACATTTTATTGTATCTCTCTCAAAATGGAATGATTATATTTGTAGTAACATTTTTGAATATGGATTCCATGTTCATTCTACTCAACTACTGTAATGTTGTGCACGCGTATAAAAGTGTTTCGTTATTAAAAAAGGCACAACAATGGTTTTGTTTTTGCGAACGATTAAAAAGTGtgattcagtttcagtttcagttcatttcgaacatgcatatgatacaatgtaattcatcacatatttccagttgtgtcattacagcacgtccgaaaaggagtaggaagaagcagagcttatttaatcctaccccttttcataccatggcaattttatccaatttccttgttctctgtaacataacagtgaataaataaataataataaaataatacagcacagtaagtaaacaaatattaaatacataaattatctttgtctcaataaaaaaaaaagggttcaagatgttcatcataattcttgttctgtgtactttgtgaacacttgtagtttgaacagtctcttaaactgaatcatattggttagagatgtccgataataattCGGCCTGccgattatcggtatcgtttttttattattggtatcgttttttggttttttttattaaatcaacaaaaaaaacacaagatacacttacaattagtacaccaacccagaaaacctccctcccccattcacactcattcacacaaaagggttgtttctttctgttattaatattctggttcctacattatatatcaatatatatcaatacagtctgcaagggatacagtccgtaagcacacatgattgtgcgtgctgctggtccactaattgtactaacctttaacagttaattttactcattttcattaattactagtttctatgtaactgtttttatattgttttattttcttttttattcaagaaaatgtttttaatttatttatcttattttatttttatttttatttttaaaaaggaccttatcttcaccatacctggttgtccaaattaggcataataatgtgttaattccacgactgtatatatttgtatcggttgatatcggtatcggtaattaagggtttggtcaatatcggaatatcggatatcggcaaaaagccattatcggacagccctaatattggtgctttgtttgatttctttccttaatccgttccataattgaattccacatactgatatgctaaaggttttaagtgttgtacgagcatacaaatgttttaaattagattttcctctgagGTTGTATTTCTCTTTTGtcaagaagaattgttgtacatccttgggtagcaggttatagtttgctttgtacatcattttagctgtttgcaaatgcaccaaatcgttgaatttcaatttttgtgatttaataagtaaagggtttgtatgttctctatatccaacattatgtattattctaatagctcttttttgtaacaccgttagtgaatgaagcgcacatctTCCTTCAAAGAAGCGGCTcgagtaaaaatgtgttttctataCAATGTTAAATTCTCCCCAGAGGTgcaattaaaggaaacaacaacaCTCACACTGCTGTCGTTTGATCACTTGTAAGACATGTAATTACATGTAATTATTCATCCATTACATCTTCATCTATTATTACTCTCACAATGGGAAGGGGCCTGGAACACTTGTTTTCTCCActtacaatattttttgttaatatttacaTAAAATACTTTATATTTGTTATTTAGATGCAATATTTGTGTTGTTATTTAAATAgaatattgttgttgttatttacaaatatagTTTTGTTGTTATTGACAGAAATGTGCATTAGTGCATCATTTTTA
It encodes the following:
- the spag8 gene encoding sperm-associated antigen 8, which encodes MWTEENKAVDINQHDADQKKNKKEETKEKINFTQNVTDVQETREQLLRRGHKGIFTMNPEAKMENVTTLKASFAPPRSPGVRLRGIRSELLERRIAQIVRDNIQAERNPPLPQTDFNTVTQRDFRVNGFIPQITQNSHLHDYKTEQAISYWSDNFQQIQGVSSVESPNTPFRKCAQFSTPISEQRRDIEAIFEATIE